The Methanopyrus kandleri AV19 DNA segment TCGAGATCGCGGCCGACGGAGAGTACACCGTGGAGGACACCATCGCCGTCATCGAGGACGAAGAGGGCGAGGAGCACGAGGTCACCATGATGCAGGAGTGGCCCGTGCGGAAGCCGCGACCTTACAAGCGCAAGCTCGACCCGGAGGAGCCCCTGATCACGGGTCAGCGTGTCATTGACACGTTCTTCCCCGTGGCCAAGGGTGGAACCGCCGCTATTCCGGGGCCGTTCGGGAGCGGTAAGACGGTTACCCAGCAGCAGCTGGCGAAGTGGGCGGACGCCCAGGTAGTGGTGTACATCGGATGCGGAGAGCGTGGTAACGAGATGACCGAGGTGCTCGAGGACTTCCCGGAACTCGAGGACCCACGGACGGGTAGGCCCCTGATGGAGCGTACGATCCTGGTAGCGAACACGTCCAACATGCCGGTGGCGGCCCGTGAAGCCTGTATCTACACCGGTATCACGATGGCGGAGTACTACCGGGACATGGGCTACGACGTGGCGCTCATGGCCGACTCCACGTCGCGGTGGGCCGAGGCGCTGCGTGAGATCTCAGGTCGACTGGAGGAGATGCCGGGTGAGGAGGGTTACCCGGCGTACCTGGCCTCCAGACTCGCCGAGTTCTACGAGCGTGCGGGTCGCGTCGTCTGTCTGGGTTCCGACGACCGAGTAGGTTCGGTCACCGTGGTGGGTGCGGTGTCCCCACCGGGTGGTGACTTCTCAGAGCCCGTAACGCAGAACACACTACGTATCGTGAAGGTCTTCTGGGCGCTCGACTCCAAGCTGGCGGACCGTCGGCACTTCCCTGCGATCAACTGGTTGCAGTCGTACTCGCTGTACCTGGACGACGTCGAGAAGTGGTGGCACGAGGAGATCGGTGGTGACTGGAGGGAGCTACGCGACGAGGCTATGGAGATACTCCAGCGCGAGTCGGAGCTGGAGGAGATCGTGCAGCTGGTGGGACCGGACGCGCTGCCGGAGAGCGAGCGTCTGATCCTAGAGGTCGCGAGAATGATCCGTGAGGACTTCCTGCAACAGAACGCGTTCCACGAGGTCGACACGTACTGCCCGCCCGAGAAGCAGTACGAGATGCTCAAGACCATCCTGCACTTCAAGGAGAGGGCCGAGGAGGCCGTGGACAAGGGAGTGCCGGTGGACGAGATCCTCAAGCTCGACGTCATCGACGACATCGCCAGGATGAAGGTGATACCCAACGAGGAAGCGAAGGAGAAGATACAGGAGATCCGGAAGAAGATCGACGAGCAGTTCGAGGAGCTCATAGAGGAGGCCTCGTAAATCCCCCTTCTCTCCCTCGGATCGTTACGGGGGTCGTAACGTGAGAGAGTTCCTCGTACTGTTCAACCACGCCCCTACGTCACCCGACCGCGTGCGGCTCAAGGACCTTCCCGGCTCCGGACGCTTCGATCTGGTGTGTCGCGTTACGACCCAAGCTCTACTGTACTCCCACGGGGTTCGAACGGACACGGTGGTACATCTCCTACTGCGCGGTCCCGACGATCCCCCGAAAACCATCACCGTGACGGGTCGCCGTGTGCGCCGTTTGTACCCGGACGAGCGTACCACCGCGATCCATCTTCGACGCGCCCTCGAGGCAGACCCGGACACCGAACCCCATCCCGGGATCTTCGTCCGTCGCGCGGACCTCGAGGATCTGCTCGGTGAGATGAAAGGTGCCAAGCTCTACTACCTGAGTGAGGACGGTCGGGATTTAGAGGAAGTGGAACCGGAGCCCGATGCCGTGTTCGTCCTCGGAGATCACGAGGGTCCTACGCCGGAGCAGGATCGTCTGTTGAGACGGCATGCCGACGCCGTGATATCGCTCGGGCCGATCCCCTATCACGCCGATCAATGCATCGTGATCTTGCACCGGTACCTGGACGTGAAACGGCCGCCTGAATACGCTCACGGCCCCTCGAACGTTATGTAATCCGTGACGTACTCCCGTGCGCTTTCGCAAAACTCTGTCGGGGAAATTGCTAACAATCGGTGATCGGCACGGTAGTTTAGATACGGGGGCACCGATGCGACACCTCTACCTTACGGTTCTCCCCGATCGCACCCTCTTCGCGGCTCTAGACGAAGAGTTCTTACCGGAACGTGCCTATCTCAGCCACCGCGGTGACAAGTTCAAGTTCTCTACGGAAGAGACCGAACTCAGCCGCGAGATCGAAGACGAGACCCTGTTGGAGGCCCGTAAGACGTTGGAGCGGAACGTGGGGGAGGTCTTGGGGGAGAAACCTAGACTACTGCGCGTTGAAGAGAGGGAAGACCTACCCAAGGGACGCGCGGTGGAGGTGTACGGTCGGGGAGGGACCAAGGAGATCTTCGTTGGAAAGGTGGAGCTAGGAGAGGAGGTTCTACTGGCCTCGCGCGGTACGGGCTCCGAGGAGGCCAAAGAGGTCACGGAAGTCGCGGAACGTGTGCTCAGCGGCCTGCTCGGTCGCGTTATCGACCTTTACTACTCCTGAATCTTCCGTTCCACCGACCGCACCTTACCCTCCGCGGTCAGCTCCTTGTCCCTGCGCTCGTCTATCTTGACTACGAACACGGCACGGTCCACGACGCGTAACGCGGCCTCCCTAGCGACGCGGAGCGCCTCCAAAGCGTCCTCGAAGGTTTCCACCTCCACCACGGTACCCATCGGGCCTACCTGCGGCTCGAACCCGGCTTCCTTCAGGGCTTTCACTACCTCGACTATCTCATCACTGACGCTCGGTGATCCGGTTCCGATCGGGTAGAACGAAATCTCCATCACGACCGCCACGGGTTCCGCCCCCTCGGCATCAGAATCAACGGGAGCACGGATAAAGGATTGAAGTTACCACGCGGTCCGGTGATCTCGACGATCACGTCGTCGTAGTCCACTACCCCGTCCCAACCATCCTCGAACCCGAACCTCAGGTACCATACACCGTGCTCGCACTTGGTCGACCCGCGACACGCGTCTACCCTCCGTCCGACGACCTCCGTCGTCCACGCTATTATGGCGCCGTCGAGGAATGCCCGGAGTTCCGGCGACTCTTCGGCCAACTTCCTGAGCACCTCGGCCGTCTCCGCGTCCGAGCATAGGACAGTGTCTTCACCTTTCAGCGCGATGCCGAGACGTTCCGGGTGCACGTCCAGTGTTCCGATAATCGGTGAAGCTTCACCATCCGGGGTTATTCGTATCACTGAGCCCGTGGACCGGTCCAGCAACAAAACGTCGTACTCCTCCGGAGATTCGCGCTTGATCGAGATCTTCAACTCCCCTACCGAGACCACGACCGCCTCAAGGGTCACCTCTATGACGGCATCGTTGTAGTCGGCGTCGGTCCCATCCTCGAACGCGAACTCGAACCCGTCCGGTGTCCTCCTGACGATACAGCAAGGCCTACCCTGTACCTCCGTCGTCACGATCACCGGACCGTTGAGGATCGTTCGCAGTTCCGGACGATCCAACAGCCTCCGGAACGTCGCCGCGGTCGTGGGGTCCGAGCACAGTGCTACTCCCGGCCATTCACCGGGCTTGAACGGGATCACGACGGCACCCAGTGCGTCCGGATGCACCTCGCCCGGTATCAACGGCTCAGGCTTCCGCAGTGTACGCTCAAGGACCCACGGTCGCGGTCCGGGCGACGCGTCGGTGCCCAGGTACCAGAGCGCTCCACTGGCGTTGTCCACCAGGAATAGATGATGTGTGTAACCGCTTTCACGCGATATCCATACCGCTCCGAGCTTCATCCCCGAGCATCCAACCGGTGATATCAACAACGCTAGCAAAAACACCGTTAGCATCGCCGCTCCCCCGATCCGTGGGGGGTAACCTACGTGACCGTTCTGGTTTCGACTCTTGCACTGGGCGATTGGTGGGCAGATCCGGAGCGCGTGAACGAGCTACCCGAGCTGACGGGAAGCGACGGTGTTGAGCTGATCCTCGAAGGGTCGTTTCAACCGGGGCGGCTCGATCCGAACGAACTCAACGTTGAGGTCTCCTCGGTACACGCTCCCTTCGCCGACTTAAACCCAGCGAGTCCGAGCGATCATCACCATGAGTACATCCTGGAGGTCATCCAACGGGCCGCTGAGCTCGCCGCGGAGCTGGATGCTCACTACCTCACGGTTCACCCCGGGCACTTGACACCGGTGACGATCCACGACCGAGAACTGGCCATCGAGCTCGCCATCGAGACCTTGGGAGAGCTCGCCGACGAGGTCCGCTCGTTCGGTGTCGAGCCGCTCGTTGAGAACATGCCGGATCACTCGCTACTGCTGGGCACCAGTGCGGACGAGATGGAGGAGATACTCCGGGCGTCGGGGTGTGGGTTCACGCTGGACGTCGGTCACGCTCTGACCGCGGAGGGTAGTCTCCGTCCGTACCTGCGGTTGCGGCCCGATCTCCTCCATGTTCACGACAACTCGGGCGACGGCGACGAGCACCTACCACCCGGGAGCGGAATCTTAGATTTCGAGGAGTTGCGAAGGGCACTGCACCACCGGGTGCTGCCCGTGGTGGAAGTCCGGGGGATCGAGAAGGCACGTGAGGCTGTGAGGACGGTCCGCGAGATCATGGAACGTCCTGAGAACTGAAACGATACGTGTGGGCGGTGGGGGAACCGCCCCACTAGATTTCAACAATTCTGCCTATGGCGTACGTGTCACGTACTGACACTATTTTCACTAGCACCTTGTCACCCTTCTCCGCTTCTGGTACGAATATTACGAACCCATTGACCCTCGCGACACCGTCACCTCGCTTCCCTGTGTCCTCGATCTTTACCTCGTAGACGTCCCCAACATCCACGGGCTTGTCCTTCCCTTCCAAACCTTCACACCTCCTTCACCGAGAACGCGGATTTCCGGGAATTCACATTACTTATAGTTTTCCCCCAGCGTGTCTCCCGACGGTTCAGATGCGGACACGGGACGTAGTCCGTTGGCGCTCGCCGCCTGCTACTCGGTAGCGATGGATGATAGTACGAAGACCGGCCGAGTCGATATGCTGGCCGTCGCTCGGGTGAACGGTCAGTCGGCTTTCCGGGCCAGACCGTCCAACGCTATCGCTTCACCGTCAATCAGAAGGAGGGGGTTCACGTCGAGTTCGGACCATCCTTCCTCCTTGTACACCCCGTGGGCTGCGTTGACGACTTCGGCGAGGCGGTTAGGGCCTATCTCGGAGAGTAATCGTTCACCTCCGGGCACTCTACGGAGGCCCCTCTCGACGTCCTCTCCGTCAACCGGGGGTCGCCGCACGATGTAGGCCCGAAGTTCTTCGACGAGCTTCCCGCCGAGACCGAGCAGTACGACGGTACCGAAAGTGTCGTCTTCCTTTATCCCTAAAAAGGCCTCTATGCCTTTGACCACGTCCAAATGTTCCTGAACGATGACACCGACTGCGTCGGGCCAGCGCTCCAACAGCTCGGCCACGCGTCGTTCGAGCCGCTCCTTGGACGGTACGGCCGTGTATATGGCACCGACACGGGCCCGATGCGCGACTCCCGAATGGAGGAGCTTGACGGTGTAAGGGGGATCGAACGGTACGTCGGAGGCCTCCTCGGGGCGCTCGAGGACGGTGAAGCGTGGCGTTTTGAGACCGCCCTCACGAAGCGCGGTAAGCACATCGTGCTCCAGAACGATCTCAGAGCTCACGACTTGATCAACTCCCCCATAACCTCGTTGAAGGCCTCACAGAACCGCTCTATGTCCTCCCGTGGGGCCGAAAACGCCACTCGGATGAACCCCTTACCGCGGCGTGGGCTGGTATAGTAGCCCGTCCTCACGAAGATACCGTGCTCGGAGTACAGTTTACCCACGACGGTTTTCGAGTCGATATACCCGTACTCGGAGAAGTCGATCACGAGACAGTTGGCGTGCGAGGGGTACACCGGTATCTTCACTCCGTCTCCCTCACACTCGCGCTTGATCAGACGCTGGTTCCGCGTGACCTCCCTGAGCAGTCTCGGGATCCATCGATCGCGAACCTTCAAGGCGGTGATGGCGGCCTCCTGAGCTATCAGGTTTATCCCTAACTTGCTCACCTTGTACTTGGATACCTGCTCCAGCAGTTTCCGCTCTCCGATCACGGCTCCGATCCGAAGGCCGGCGAGTCCGTACGTCTTGGAGAAACTGTACAGGTCGACGCAGCGTTCCGGGTCCATCTCGCAGGCTACTGGTTGCTCCGGAGCGAAGTCCCTGTACGTGCAGTCGTGTACCAGGAATGCGTCCGCATCTTGGGCGAGCTCCACGAGACCCCGGAGCTCCCGCTCGGACATGGAGCTGCCGAGCGGGTTGGAAGGGTTTATTACGAAAATGAGATCGAGCTCCCGGAGGTTACCATCGAACTCCTCCATCACGGCGTCTACCGTCATCTGATAGTCGAACTCCTCGGAGTATATGTCGACCTCTTGGACGTGAACTCCCTCCGCCATCATCATACCGTCGATCGTCTTGTACCCTGGATCCGGAGTCACGGCCACACCGTTGCTGGCGAACGCCCTGATGACGGCGTGGACGCCCTCGATGGCGCCGTTGGTGATCACGGCGTCGAAATCGTCGTCGAGTTCGAAGTACTCCAGGAGTCCCTCTCGAAGTCGCCGGTCGCCCTGCGGGTGTGCGTACACGTTGTACGGTGCCTCCAGTGCGGCGCGCACGACCGCTCTACGGACCTCCTCGGGGGGTCCCAGTCGATTGGTGTTCTGGCCGAGCTCTATCACCTCGCCGGAATGTATCTTCCGGAATAGTTCGTCCGGTGAATCGGGAATCCAGTCGGCTGACACCGGCCCCACCCCGAGGACTTTAGACCGCCAGACTTTTGTGTAAATACCGAAAGGTATTGGGGGTATCGAGATCGCGCCTCAGCGGCCGCGCCCGTGACATCTTGGAACTGGTAGTGAACAACTCCGGGATCACCGTCTCGGAGATCTCGAGACGGTTAGGACTCCATAGAAGTACGCTGGATCGATACGTCAAGATTCTCAAAGATCTAGGACTCGTCGAGACTAAACCGGGGCGTGGGGGTGGTGTCTATCCGACCAAGGACGCCGTTCTTCTCGTGCGATCGGGTGGTAGGGTCACGATCGTCCGACGCGGTGGCGGTCGCGCGAGGATACTGATCGAGGCCGAAGATCGGCCGGGATTACTCGCCGACGTCACCAACCGGTTGGCGAGCGCCGGCGTTAACATCTTAGAAACCGAGCTCAAGGTGGAAGAGGGAATCGCCATCATGGAATTCGAGGCGGAGAACGTCGTTCACGAGGAAGTCCTTCAGGAACTCGACGGACTGAGCGGTCTGATCCGCGTCGAAGTCGAACCGCGGGGGCGAAAGTAATCTGCCGCTCACTCCCGCCGAGGCGCTTCTGGAGATCCTAGGGACGGCTAACGTCCTAGTCCCGAGATCGTACAAACCCGGTAAAGCCACAGGCCGCGCAGCGGTGAACCGGTTCGCACTGTACGCCGTCCGCAAGGGACTAGGGTTCGAGGTCGAAGAGAGACCCGTCAGAGTCTACACCTCCTGGCGTGGGCTGTCGCTCGCGGTTCCCGGCGAGGAGACTACCTCCGATTACCGGGCGACGCCGAGGGGTCGGGACGTACCTCCTGAAGAGCTCGCGGAGGCAGTGCCCGACTATCCGGCCCGTCCGCATTTCGTGGTAGACTACCGGTTCTGGGGTGAGCATTCCGACTTCGGCCGCACCAACCTGATACGTCAAACCGCCGTGACAGCTTCGACGCTCCGACTGTACCTTTCGGACCGTCATATGAGCTTGGTCAACGTCACCCCCGAAGCCGAGGAGAGGTTCCTGAATGCCTTTCCTTCCTTCGAGGGTGGGTTGTACGAGGACTGGGAGGACCTGATCGCCGAACTCAGTGTGGATAGGGTCATCCTCTTAGATCCCAACGCCGAGGAGGAACTCGACGAGAACGAGATACGCGAGGACGCCGTCTTCGTACTGGGTGGAATTGTCGACGAGAATATGCGCGGATGGACTGCGAAGCTGGCTCCCGGCATCCCATGCGACGTTGAGCGGCGTCGTATCACGCTCAGGGGTAGCATCATCGGAGTTCCGGACAGGATCAACGCGCTCGTGGAAGCTCTCTCCCGTGTAATCGTCGAAGGTGAGTCGCTGGAGCGGGCGATCCTGCGGGTACAATCACCACGGTTCGCCAGACGACGTCTGAGCAGGGAACTGCGTAGGCTCGACAGGCTCACGGAGGAGGAGCTGCGCCGACTGCGAGAAGTAGTTAACCTCCCGAAGCGTGAGATACTGCTTGAGGCGCGCCGCCGGGGGATCGAGCTGAAGGTTGACCTGCAGGATGGCTGAGCTCGGGTACGAGAAGGCCGAGAGATGCGAGGTCGGAGAGAAGCCCGCCTGTAAAGTCGGCTTACGTGATGGGAAGCGGTTGATACACGACGCCCATCTATCGCGTCCCGAGCATTACTACTCCGTGTACCAGAGCTGCTGCAACTGGGAATGTTTGTTCTGCCATTCTTGGCGGTTCACACAGCGTCCCGTGGGTACGTGGTGGAGCCCCGAGGACTTCGTCCGGCACGCTCTGGAGTACCGTGAGACCGTCACAGTCTGGGAGCCGCGGAGCCGCGCCACATCGTTTCACGCCACGGATCTATGCCTGGGGTGCGGTCGGTGTGTGACGTTAGGCGAGAGGCCGGAGTGGTGCCCGGGCGAGTTGGACCCGGATCAAGTGGTCCCCAGCCCTCAAGGATGGGGGCCCGCACGCAACATCGTGGCGTTCACGGGCGGTGATATCGCGTGTCGTCCCGAGTTCTACGTCGAATCGATAAGGGGGCTCAAGTCCGAGACGGACGATCTCTGGGTCCTTCTCGAGACGAACGGGTTCGGGTTGGTCCGAGAGAACGTGGAAGAGCTAGTCGCCGCGGGTTTAGACGCCGTCTGGCTCGATGTGAAGGCGTGGAAGGAAGACGTGCATCGGAAACTGACGGGAGCGACGAACCGCTACACCCTCAAAGCGATCGAGTTACTCGTCGAGCACGACGTGGTCCTCGAGGTATGCACACTCTACATCCCCGGTTACGTGGAGGCCGATCAGATCCTCAGGATCGCTAAGTACGTGGCGGACATCGACCGGAATATTCCGTTCACGATCCTGGCGTACTTCCCCGAGTACAAGCTCTCCGTGAGACCTCCAAAACGCTCCGAACTTGAGACCGCCGAGCGATTGGCGCGGGAGGTGGCCGGGCTGAAGAACGTGAAGATAGGCAACGAAGGTGTGGCACTACCGGGTTAACCGGGAAACACGCTACAAGAAGGAATAAACGCAATCCGTTCCCCCGCCGAATGTGGGGGTGTTCGAAGGGATTGTCCGAGTCCGAAATCCGGTGTCCGTGTATCTGCAACGGGAAGTACCCGGCACCGGCGCTCACCGTGGACGGTATAGTCCCCTATCGTGGGGGTATCGTGCTGATACGACGGGGGAAGAAGCCCTTCAAGGGTAAGCTGGCGCTGCCCGGGGGATTCGTGGAGTGCGGTGAAACTGTGGAAGAAGCGGTAGCTCGTGAGGTCCGGGAGGAAACAGGACTCAAGGTTCGGCCTGTCGAGTTGGTGGGGGTGTACTCGGACCCCGGGCGTGATCCGCGGGGTCACGTCGTATCGGTGTGCTTCAGGTGTGAGGTAGTGGGAGGCGAGTTACGAGCGGGCTCGGACGCGGCGGATGTGAAGGTCGTAGACCCTTCGGACTTGACTCCCGATGACCTCGCGTTCGACCATTACGATATGCTTCGGGACGCGGGGATCGTGCGTTGAAGAGGGGGTTGAAGATAGCAGCTTACGTAGCCGGTGGTCTGCTTCTGTGTACGGTGTCCGCGAACGCATTACTCGGTATGCGTGAGCCTCCGAGGTTCGCCGAGATCGACAACCCGAGCCTCGGGGATCGAGTATTTCTGGCGATTTCAGGCCTGGTGGTGGGCATCATGGGGGTCAGTAGGGGCATTTGGGAACTGAGGAACGTCGAACGGGTCCGGGCGGCGCTCGGTCTCCTGAAGAAGGCTGAACGCTACCTCGAAGAAGGTTCGGAGAGGATTCCGGCGAAGTACAACGCCGTGACCTACGCGCTGAGAGCCCTCAGATGTGTGAAGAACGCCGTCGAAATCCTTGAGGAGATGGAAGAGGAACTGGAAAGTCAGGAGCGAGAGCTGAAGGAAAAGGCGAAGGAGAAGGAAAAGGCGGAAAAAGAGGGGGAGGAAGAGAAGGTCGAGAAGCGGGGTAGTTCCGATGTACGAACCGCTGAAAGAAGGGACGGAGCCGGGGACGAGAATAGTGACGACAGGCGTAGTCGTGGGGACGGAACCGCTGACCGTGGACGACGGGAAGAGGATCGTGGAGTGTCCGACGGTGGGGGAAGTGAGGGTTCTGGATGAGCGCGGTGTGGAAATCGAGGATCCCCCCGAGACAGGTGAGGTAGTACGGGTCTTCGGTTCGATCACCGAGATCGGTGAGACCGTCAAGGTCGAGCCTCACGCGGTGCAGCGGTTGGGGATAGACCCGGAGTTGTGGAAGGACGTCCGGGAGGCGCTGGGGTAAGGGTTTATCTTTCACACCCTCGCGCCAGAGTGCATCGGGGTGCTTAAGTTGGTGGAGTTCAGGGCCTACCAGGAGGAGGCTAGGTACTTCAAGTACGCGTTCAACGCGGCGGGCAAGGTGGTCGAAGAGGCCCCCTTGATCGTGACGGAGAACGGGATCGTGTCCAGGGCGATGGATGCCTCGCATATCGCTATGGCAGTGCTGGAGATGCCCTGGGAGATGTTCGACGAGTACGAGCCCCCGAGCGACGAGCTGATGTACGGTCTCGACATGGAGGAGGTGACCCGGATAGTGCGGCGTGCGCGGGTTACGGACGAGATCACCCTGGAGGGTGAGGACGAGGAGGAGGTGATAATCAAACTCGGATCCAGCGGCTACGAGCGTGAGTTCAGGCTCCGGAGTATCGACATCGATGACATCCCCGACGAGCCCGAGCTGGATTTCGCGGTCGAGGTTACCGTGGTGCCGGACTTCATCCAAGACGCCGTACGGGACGCGGATCTCGTCAGTGACACGGTCAAGGTCGGGGCGAAGGGTAACACGTTCTACTTCAAGGCCGAAGGAGAGCGTGGTCGCGTGATTCCGAAGGTTCAGGAAGGTGCGGAAGCGTTACTGACGTTCGAAGTCGAAGAGGATGTCGAGACCGCGTACCCGCTGGACTACCTGAAGGACATGATCCAGGCTGCTCAAGGCGCGGAGAGTGTTAGGATCAGACTAGGTCAGGACATGCCTTTGGAGCTGACATTCAGGATCGGTCCCGCAGGTGAAGGTAAGTTGACGTTCTACCTCGCGCCGCGAGTGGAGGAGTGAACCCTTCCTCCTTCTCGCCAGAATCCCGCATTATCCGGGACAGGACCGTGGCTGGGTGGGGGACTAGCCCCCGTACAAGTACCTGTCGAGGAGCGCTTTCGGGTACCCTACGTATGGTATCCTGAGAACCACCCTACCGCTGATCTCCTTGGGCCGGATCGGGCACCATGGATCGGGCAACGGGTTGTTGTCTCCCTTGGTGATGACGCCCTCCGGCGTTTTGGCTATCACCCTGTGAACCACTGGGATCGGTTTCCCAGGCAGCCGGTACACGATGACGTCTCCGACTTTGATGTCACGGTACGGGACCCCGACGACCAGGAGCACGTCGCCGACGTTGTAGTACGGGTACATACTCTCGGAGATCACCGTGACCACCGGATCGGGCGTGCCCAGCACGAATCCGAGCCCGTACCTGAGGCCGTACCCCAGGGCCACTCCTAGGACCACGTAGAAGACCGCGGCTTTCCAGCCCCTGAGTTCTCTTACTTTCCTCCAAGCCCTCTTGACGTTCAACGCGGACCACCCCATAGACCACCGGAACGGGTCGAGAAATAGCCACCGGACCGTGTGAAACCCCTACGTACTGCTCCATCGCTGAAACTTTGCCATCTCAAACCTATTTCATAACCGATTTTAATCGAAGATAAGCTTAATATCTCACCCGAAGCTTACCGAAGTGCGGGGGGTGATAACGTGGTCGAGGAAGACGTCGTCGAGATAACCTCCCGCTATCTCCGCAGGGATCCCGATAAAATCGCTGAGATCTACAAAGCCATAGGTATCGAGACACTCTCGGACCTCGCTGCGACCGACCCTGCTACAATTTCGGACGCTTTCGGTGTGAAGGAGAGCACAGCCAAGAAGATAATCGCGGACGCCCGCGAGGAAGCCAGTAAGGGTATCATGGAGGCCAAGACCCTTGCGGACCTCCTAGAGGAAGAGAAGAAGCGTGACGTAATCCCCACGGGTATACAGGGTTTCGACGAGCGGATGGGCGGTGGACTACCGACCGGCGTTATCGTCGGTATGTACGGACCGCCAGGTGCCGGTAAGTCACAGTTCGCCACCCAGGTGGCCGCGCACGCCCTTAAGGAGGGTGAGTCGGTGCTCTACATCGACACCGAGAACGCCTTCCGACCGCAGCGTCTCCTAGAGATCGGTGGGTTCAAGAAGGACGAACTGAAAGAAGTTTCCGACAGGTTCGTGCTGCGGCGTATCATCGACGCCGCGGCGCTGAGACAGTACTTCGACGAGAAGGAGGGCGAGTTCATCAGCGAAGCCTACGAACTGACACCGAAGGTCGTGGTCATCGATTCCATATCACAGCCGTTCCGTCCGTACAGCGCCCGCGATAAGCTACCGGAGCGATCGCGTATGATTGCCCACATCTTGAACACACTGCTCAAGTACTGCACCGCTTACAACGCCCTCGGCATGGTCACCACTCACGTCCAGGCGAACCCGGACGCTTGGGGTAAGCGCTGGCAAGACGTGGCTCCAACGGTGCTCAAGCACATCGCCACGTACCGGTTCAGCATCGACTACAAGGGTAGGACTGAGCGGGTGATCACGCTCGAAGACGCTCCCGACAAGCCACCGTTCGAGGTCCAAGTGGAACTCACGGACCGCGGTTTAGTGGGCTAACTGCGCAACTGTGCGATCCCCGGATGAGGATACAGCCGGGAC contains these protein-coding regions:
- a CDS encoding radical SAM protein, with protein sequence MTCRMAELGYEKAERCEVGEKPACKVGLRDGKRLIHDAHLSRPEHYYSVYQSCCNWECLFCHSWRFTQRPVGTWWSPEDFVRHALEYRETVTVWEPRSRATSFHATDLCLGCGRCVTLGERPEWCPGELDPDQVVPSPQGWGPARNIVAFTGGDIACRPEFYVESIRGLKSETDDLWVLLETNGFGLVRENVEELVAAGLDAVWLDVKAWKEDVHRKLTGATNRYTLKAIELLVEHDVVLEVCTLYIPGYVEADQILRIAKYVADIDRNIPFTILAYFPEYKLSVRPPKRSELETAERLAREVAGLKNVKIGNEGVALPG
- a CDS encoding HTH domain-containing protein, yielding MGVSRSRLSGRARDILELVVNNSGITVSEISRRLGLHRSTLDRYVKILKDLGLVETKPGRGGGVYPTKDAVLLVRSGGRVTIVRRGGGRARILIEAEDRPGLLADVTNRLASAGVNILETELKVEEGIAIMEFEAENVVHEEVLQELDGLSGLIRVEVEPRGRK
- a CDS encoding acetate--CoA ligase family protein — translated: MSSEIVLEHDVLTALREGGLKTPRFTVLERPEEASDVPFDPPYTVKLLHSGVAHRARVGAIYTAVPSKERLERRVAELLERWPDAVGVIVQEHLDVVKGIEAFLGIKEDDTFGTVVLLGLGGKLVEELRAYIVRRPPVDGEDVERGLRRVPGGERLLSEIGPNRLAEVVNAAHGVYKEEGWSELDVNPLLLIDGEAIALDGLARKAD
- the trmY gene encoding tRNA (pseudouridine(54)-N(1))-methyltransferase TrmY, with product MREFLVLFNHAPTSPDRVRLKDLPGSGRFDLVCRVTTQALLYSHGVRTDTVVHLLLRGPDDPPKTITVTGRRVRRLYPDERTTAIHLRRALEADPDTEPHPGIFVRRADLEDLLGEMKGAKLYYLSEDGRDLEEVEPEPDAVFVLGDHEGPTPEQDRLLRRHADAVISLGPIPYHADQCIVILHRYLDVKRPPEYAHGPSNVM
- a CDS encoding pyridoxal phosphate-dependent aminotransferase; the protein is MSADWIPDSPDELFRKIHSGEVIELGQNTNRLGPPEEVRRAVVRAALEAPYNVYAHPQGDRRLREGLLEYFELDDDFDAVITNGAIEGVHAVIRAFASNGVAVTPDPGYKTIDGMMMAEGVHVQEVDIYSEEFDYQMTVDAVMEEFDGNLRELDLIFVINPSNPLGSSMSERELRGLVELAQDADAFLVHDCTYRDFAPEQPVACEMDPERCVDLYSFSKTYGLAGLRIGAVIGERKLLEQVSKYKVSKLGINLIAQEAAITALKVRDRWIPRLLREVTRNQRLIKRECEGDGVKIPVYPSHANCLVIDFSEYGYIDSKTVVGKLYSEHGIFVRTGYYTSPRRGKGFIRVAFSAPREDIERFCEAFNEVMGELIKS
- a CDS encoding ATP synthase subunit A is translated as MSNSVKGEIVKIAGPVVEAVGCEGAKMYEVFRVGDEGLIGEVINIESDRATIQVYEETTGLQPGEPVKGTGELLSVELGPGLLTQIFDGIQRPLPEIRKEVGDFVERGILVSALDRKKKWEFTPKVKEGEKVEEGDVLGTVPETEFIEHKIMVPPGVSGEVIEIAADGEYTVEDTIAVIEDEEGEEHEVTMMQEWPVRKPRPYKRKLDPEEPLITGQRVIDTFFPVAKGGTAAIPGPFGSGKTVTQQQLAKWADAQVVVYIGCGERGNEMTEVLEDFPELEDPRTGRPLMERTILVANTSNMPVAAREACIYTGITMAEYYRDMGYDVALMADSTSRWAEALREISGRLEEMPGEEGYPAYLASRLAEFYERAGRVVCLGSDDRVGSVTVVGAVSPPGGDFSEPVTQNTLRIVKVFWALDSKLADRRHFPAINWLQSYSLYLDDVEKWWHEEIGGDWRELRDEAMEILQRESELEEIVQLVGPDALPESERLILEVARMIREDFLQQNAFHEVDTYCPPEKQYEMLKTILHFKERAEEAVDKGVPVDEILKLDVIDDIARMKVIPNEEAKEKIQEIRKKIDEQFEELIEEAS
- a CDS encoding sugar phosphate isomerase/epimerase family protein, with the protein product MTVLVSTLALGDWWADPERVNELPELTGSDGVELILEGSFQPGRLDPNELNVEVSSVHAPFADLNPASPSDHHHEYILEVIQRAAELAAELDAHYLTVHPGHLTPVTIHDRELAIELAIETLGELADEVRSFGVEPLVENMPDHSLLLGTSADEMEEILRASGCGFTLDVGHALTAEGSLRPYLRLRPDLLHVHDNSGDGDEHLPPGSGILDFEELRRALHHRVLPVVEVRGIEKAREAVRTVREIMERPEN
- a CDS encoding MTH1187 family thiamine-binding protein, with translation MAVVMEISFYPIGTGSPSVSDEIVEVVKALKEAGFEPQVGPMGTVVEVETFEDALEALRVAREAALRVVDRAVFVVKIDERRDKELTAEGKVRSVERKIQE
- a CDS encoding TRAM domain-containing protein; its protein translation is MEGKDKPVDVGDVYEVKIEDTGKRGDGVARVNGFVIFVPEAEKGDKVLVKIVSVRDTYAIGRIVEI